A window of Pseudomonas guangdongensis contains these coding sequences:
- a CDS encoding ArsR/SmtB family transcription factor, with protein MSLRQPALRTDADEHLAALCKAGGDPLRLNVLRALASDSFGVLELAQIFAMRQSGISHHLKVLAQAGLVATRREGNAIFYRRALAQGEQTGGALHAALLAEVDALQLPDAVQTRIAAVQAQRSAAARDFFARTLEKFRAQQDLIAGLAQYRDSLLTLLDALHFPPGATALEVGPGDGAFLPELARRFAAVTALDTSPAMLELARQRCAEEGLDNVELKLADALRDPQPAADCVVLNMVLHHFSDPAAAMARLARLVRPGGSLLLTELCSHHQAWAREACGDVWLGFDQDELAHWAQAAGLNLGESLYIGLRNGFQIQVRHFARPERLPPLAV; from the coding sequence ATGAGCCTGCGCCAACCTGCCCTGCGTACCGATGCCGACGAACACCTGGCCGCCCTGTGCAAGGCCGGCGGCGACCCGCTGCGCCTGAACGTGCTGCGCGCGCTGGCCAGCGACTCGTTCGGCGTGCTGGAGCTGGCGCAGATCTTCGCCATGCGCCAGTCGGGGATCAGCCACCACCTCAAGGTGCTGGCCCAGGCCGGCCTGGTGGCCACCCGCCGCGAGGGCAACGCGATCTTCTACCGCCGCGCCCTGGCCCAAGGCGAGCAGACCGGCGGTGCGCTGCACGCGGCGCTGCTCGCCGAGGTGGACGCGCTGCAGCTGCCGGACGCGGTGCAGACCCGCATCGCCGCGGTGCAGGCGCAGCGCAGCGCGGCGGCGCGCGACTTCTTTGCCCGCACCCTGGAGAAGTTCCGCGCCCAGCAGGACCTGATCGCCGGGCTGGCGCAGTACCGCGACAGCCTGCTGACCCTGCTCGATGCGCTGCACTTTCCACCCGGTGCCACGGCGCTGGAGGTCGGCCCCGGCGACGGCGCCTTCCTGCCCGAGCTGGCCCGGCGCTTCGCCGCCGTCACCGCGCTGGACACCAGCCCGGCGATGCTCGAGCTGGCCCGCCAGCGCTGCGCCGAGGAAGGCCTGGACAACGTCGAACTGAAACTGGCCGACGCCCTGCGCGATCCGCAGCCGGCGGCCGACTGCGTGGTGCTGAACATGGTCCTGCACCACTTCAGCGATCCGGCCGCCGCCATGGCGCGGCTGGCGCGACTGGTGCGGCCCGGCGGCAGCCTGCTGCTCACCGAGCTGTGCAGCCACCATCAGGCCTGGGCCCGCGAGGCCTGCGGCGATGTCTGGCTGGGCTTCGACCAGGACGAACTGGCGCACTGGGCGCAGGCGGCGGGACTGAACCTCGGCGAAAGCCTGTACATCGGCCTGCGCAACGGCTTCCAGATCCAGGTGCGGCACTTCGCCCGCCCGGAACGACTACCCCCACTTGCTGTATGA
- the metK gene encoding methionine adenosyltransferase, which produces MSEYSIFTSESVSEGHPDKIADQISDAVLDAIIAEDKHARVACETLVKTGVAIVAGEITTSAWIDLEQIVRDVICDIGYTSSDVGFDGATCGVLNVIGKQSVDINQGVDRAKPEDQGAGDQGLMFGYASNDTDVLMPAPIVLSHRLVERQAEARKSGLLPWLRPDAKSQVTCRYENGKVVGIDAVVLSTQHNPEISQADLQEAVMELIVKHTLPAELLHKDTQYHINPTGKFVIGGPVGDCGLTGRKIIVDSYGGMARHGGGAFSGKDPSKVDRSAAYAGRYVAKNIVAAGLAERCEIQVSYAIGVAQPTSISINTFGTHKIAEEKIIQLVREVFDLRPYAITKMLDLLHPMYRPTAAYGHFGRNPVEMSYGDDTFTAFTWEKTDKAEALRAAAGL; this is translated from the coding sequence ATGAGCGAATATTCCATCTTCACCTCCGAGTCCGTGTCCGAAGGCCATCCGGACAAGATCGCCGACCAGATCTCCGATGCCGTGCTCGACGCCATCATCGCCGAGGACAAGCACGCCCGCGTGGCCTGCGAGACCCTGGTGAAGACCGGCGTGGCCATCGTCGCCGGCGAGATCACCACCAGCGCCTGGATCGACCTGGAGCAGATCGTCCGCGACGTGATCTGCGACATCGGCTACACCAGCTCCGACGTCGGCTTCGACGGCGCCACCTGCGGCGTGCTCAACGTCATCGGCAAGCAGTCGGTGGACATCAACCAGGGCGTCGACCGCGCCAAGCCGGAAGACCAGGGCGCCGGCGACCAGGGCCTGATGTTCGGCTACGCCAGCAACGACACCGACGTGCTGATGCCGGCACCGATCGTGCTGTCGCACCGTCTGGTCGAGCGCCAGGCCGAGGCGCGCAAGAGCGGCCTGCTGCCGTGGCTGCGCCCGGACGCCAAGTCGCAGGTCACCTGCCGCTACGAGAACGGCAAGGTGGTCGGCATCGACGCGGTGGTGCTGTCCACCCAGCACAACCCGGAGATCAGCCAGGCCGACCTGCAGGAAGCGGTGATGGAGCTGATCGTCAAGCACACCCTGCCGGCCGAGCTGCTGCACAAGGACACCCAGTACCACATCAACCCGACCGGCAAGTTCGTCATCGGCGGCCCGGTGGGCGACTGCGGCCTGACCGGGCGCAAGATCATCGTCGACTCCTACGGCGGCATGGCCCGTCACGGCGGCGGCGCCTTCTCCGGCAAGGACCCGTCCAAGGTCGACCGCTCGGCCGCCTACGCCGGCCGCTACGTGGCCAAGAACATCGTCGCCGCCGGCCTGGCCGAGCGCTGCGAGATCCAGGTGTCCTACGCCATCGGCGTGGCCCAGCCGACCTCCATCTCGATCAACACCTTCGGCACCCACAAGATCGCCGAAGAGAAGATCATCCAGCTGGTCCGCGAGGTGTTCGACCTGCGCCCCTACGCGATCACCAAGATGCTCGACCTGCTGCACCCGATGTACCGCCCGACCGCGGCCTACGGCCACTTCGGCCGCAACCCGGTGGAGATGAGCTACGGCGACGACACCTTCACCGCCTTCACCTGGGAGAAGACCGACAAGGCCGAGGCGCTGCGCGCCGCTGCCGGCCTGTAA
- a CDS encoding TlpA family protein disulfide reductase produces MLTVNLGPLALASHHLLLIASLALASVVGARLGRRAGSNPETPLLLLLLLGLLVARLAFVLVYAEHFAGAWWRVLDIRDGGFIAWPGVLAALLCGLWLLWRRAALRRPLAAALLAGLALWGLGSLVLGALERSAQLPALALRDLQGRPVELQALRGEPLVVNLWATWCPPCRREMPVLDAARRREPGIRFVFVNQGEGAGEVARFLAGQRFDTRDVLLDGGGRLGALVGSRALPTTLFYGADGRLLGTHLGELSDASLAQALEALRSGAHK; encoded by the coding sequence GTGCTGACCGTCAATCTGGGCCCGCTGGCGCTGGCCAGCCATCATCTGCTGCTGATCGCCAGCCTGGCGCTGGCCAGCGTCGTCGGCGCCCGGCTCGGCCGGCGCGCCGGCAGCAATCCCGAGACGCCGCTCTTGCTGCTCTTGCTGCTCGGGCTGCTGGTCGCGCGGCTGGCTTTCGTGCTGGTCTACGCCGAGCACTTCGCCGGCGCCTGGTGGCGGGTGCTGGACATCCGCGACGGCGGCTTCATCGCCTGGCCCGGCGTGCTCGCCGCGCTGCTCTGCGGGCTGTGGCTGCTCTGGCGCCGTGCGGCGCTGCGCCGACCCTTGGCCGCGGCGCTGCTGGCCGGGCTGGCGTTGTGGGGGCTGGGCAGCCTGGTACTCGGTGCTCTGGAACGCTCCGCGCAGCTGCCGGCGCTGGCCCTGCGCGACCTGCAGGGCCGGCCCGTCGAGCTGCAGGCGCTGCGCGGCGAGCCGCTGGTGGTCAACCTCTGGGCCACCTGGTGCCCGCCGTGCCGCCGCGAGATGCCGGTCCTGGATGCCGCCCGCCGGCGCGAGCCGGGCATCCGCTTCGTCTTCGTCAACCAGGGCGAGGGGGCCGGCGAGGTGGCGCGTTTTCTCGCCGGGCAGCGCTTCGATACCCGCGACGTGCTGCTCGACGGCGGCGGCCGGCTCGGCGCGCTGGTCGGCTCGCGGGCCCTGCCCACCACGCTGTTCTACGGCGCCGACGGGCGCCTGCTCGGCACCCACCTGGGCGAGCTGTCCGACGCCAGCCTGGCGCAGGCGCTCGAAGCGCTCAGGAGCGGCGCCCACAAGTAG
- a CDS encoding thioesterase domain-containing protein, producing the protein MTADCRYLQDLLHRDIPLTRAMQLRVASYRDHELRLAMPLAPNVNHTGSMFGGSLYSLSVLAGWGWLTLRLREAGIDDGHIVIKGGQIDYPLPVVDEAVAICAAPAEEDWKKFETLYRRRGRARLYLDIRILAASGETAVHLHGEYVLHR; encoded by the coding sequence ATGACTGCCGACTGCCGCTATCTGCAAGACCTCCTCCACCGCGACATCCCGCTGACCCGCGCCATGCAACTGCGCGTCGCCAGCTACCGGGACCACGAACTGCGCCTGGCCATGCCGCTGGCACCCAACGTCAACCACACCGGCAGCATGTTCGGTGGCAGCCTGTACAGCCTCAGCGTGCTGGCCGGCTGGGGCTGGCTGACCCTGCGCCTGCGCGAGGCGGGCATCGACGACGGGCACATCGTGATCAAGGGCGGGCAGATCGACTACCCGCTGCCGGTGGTCGACGAGGCCGTGGCGATCTGCGCCGCGCCCGCCGAGGAGGACTGGAAGAAGTTCGAGACCCTGTACCGCCGCCGCGGCCGCGCCCGCCTGTACCTGGACATCCGCATCCTCGCGGCGAGCGGCGAGACGGCGGTGCATCTGCACGGGGAATACGTGCTGCACCGGTAG
- a CDS encoding TIGR03571 family LLM class oxidoreductase: MQALAQLRQGGFSLGVELPLDNDWSVAGRMTAQHAGRPQGVPDLRRHAELARLVDRLGFRALWVRDVPLYDPQFGDAAQVFETFSYLGYLAGITERILLGTAAVVLPLRQRWLTLKAAASIDRLSGGRLLLGVASGDRPVEYPVFGEDFDSRGAMFREQVELLRSGGADLLPSGVSLLPTPVQHRLPLLVAGLAQQTPAWAGEHLDGWLAYPGAPDDHQRRSALWREVAGDKPYVSFIHLDLLEDPHAPLRRHRFGAAVGREGLIAELQAMRVAGVDHVGLHLRRNQRPLAETLNEIAEFVLPIFHTQEMPVPRWVEPA, encoded by the coding sequence ATGCAAGCACTTGCCCAACTTCGCCAAGGCGGCTTCAGCCTCGGTGTCGAACTACCGCTGGATAACGACTGGTCGGTCGCCGGCCGAATGACGGCGCAACACGCAGGTCGCCCACAGGGTGTGCCAGACCTGCGCCGGCATGCAGAGCTGGCTCGCCTGGTCGACCGCCTGGGCTTTCGCGCCCTTTGGGTGCGAGATGTGCCGCTGTATGACCCGCAGTTTGGCGATGCGGCGCAGGTGTTCGAAACTTTCAGCTACCTTGGTTACCTCGCCGGTATCACTGAACGTATCCTGCTCGGTACGGCCGCCGTGGTTCTGCCGCTGCGCCAGCGCTGGCTGACCCTGAAAGCCGCCGCCAGCATCGACCGACTCAGCGGCGGGCGTCTGCTGCTGGGTGTCGCCAGTGGAGATCGTCCGGTCGAGTACCCAGTCTTCGGTGAGGACTTCGACAGTCGCGGCGCAATGTTCCGTGAACAGGTCGAGCTGCTGCGCAGTGGTGGCGCCGACCTATTGCCCAGTGGCGTTTCGTTGCTGCCGACCCCCGTGCAGCACCGCTTGCCGTTGCTGGTCGCCGGGCTGGCCCAGCAAACCCCGGCCTGGGCTGGTGAGCACCTTGACGGCTGGCTCGCCTACCCTGGCGCTCCGGACGACCATCAACGCCGCAGCGCTCTGTGGCGTGAGGTGGCTGGCGATAAACCTTACGTCAGCTTCATTCACCTCGACCTGCTGGAAGATCCGCATGCGCCACTGCGCCGTCATCGTTTTGGTGCTGCTGTTGGTCGCGAGGGGCTGATCGCTGAACTGCAAGCCATGCGCGTGGCCGGGGTCGACCACGTTGGCCTGCATTTGCGGCGCAATCAGCGTCCACTGGCAGAAACCCTCAATGAGATTGCCGAATTCGTGCTGCCGATCTTTCACACGCAAGAGATGCCGGTGCCCAGGTGGGTAGAACCGGCCTGA
- a CDS encoding MFS transporter, with amino-acid sequence MPIALLALTLSAFAIGTTEFVIVGLIPTIAADLGVDIPSAGLLVSLYALGVAIGAPLLTALSGKVPRKLLLLGLMLLFTAGNLLAWKAPGYESLIVARIVTGLAHGVFFSIGSTIATSLVAKEKAASAIATMFTGLTVALVTGVPLGTFIGQHFGWRETFLAVSALGVIAFVGSLLFVPRRIPHAPPASLLTQLAVLKQPRLLLVYAMTALGYGGTFTAFTFLAPILQNVSGFSAGAVSLVLLVYGVSVAVGNLWGGRLADQRGPIGALKRIFGLLAGVLLLFSFTASNPWLALGTVLLWGAVAFGNVPGLQLYVVRLAERFSPQAVDVASGLNIAAFNLGIAAGAWLGGEVVASAGLIHTAWIGALVVLAALGLTFWSGRLDGSNPAPYGQGHSRHDFNASH; translated from the coding sequence ATGCCTATTGCCCTGCTTGCGCTGACTCTCAGCGCCTTTGCTATCGGCACGACAGAGTTCGTGATCGTTGGCCTTATCCCCACCATCGCTGCCGACCTCGGCGTCGATATTCCCTCGGCTGGACTGCTGGTCAGCCTGTATGCCCTGGGCGTCGCCATCGGTGCGCCGCTGCTGACCGCCCTCAGCGGAAAGGTACCCCGCAAGCTGCTGTTGCTCGGTCTGATGCTTCTGTTCACTGCAGGCAATCTGCTGGCTTGGAAGGCACCGGGTTATGAGTCGCTGATCGTTGCGCGGATCGTCACCGGCTTGGCGCACGGCGTGTTCTTCTCAATTGGCTCGACCATCGCCACCAGCCTGGTAGCCAAGGAAAAAGCTGCCAGCGCCATCGCCACCATGTTTACCGGGCTCACCGTGGCGCTGGTCACCGGTGTGCCGCTGGGCACCTTCATCGGCCAGCATTTCGGCTGGCGCGAAACCTTCCTTGCGGTTTCCGCGCTTGGCGTGATCGCCTTTGTCGGTAGCCTGCTGTTTGTTCCGCGCCGGATCCCGCACGCCCCGCCAGCGTCCTTGCTCACCCAGCTGGCGGTACTCAAGCAGCCGCGTCTGCTGCTGGTCTATGCCATGACCGCACTGGGCTACGGCGGCACGTTCACGGCGTTCACCTTCCTGGCGCCGATCCTGCAAAACGTCAGCGGTTTCAGTGCGGGAGCCGTCAGTCTGGTGCTGCTTGTGTACGGTGTGTCGGTAGCGGTGGGCAATCTCTGGGGCGGCAGGTTGGCCGATCAGCGCGGGCCAATCGGCGCACTCAAACGGATCTTCGGTCTGCTCGCCGGCGTGCTGCTGCTGTTCAGCTTCACCGCCAGCAACCCTTGGCTGGCATTGGGCACAGTGCTGTTGTGGGGGGCGGTAGCCTTCGGCAACGTGCCCGGCCTGCAGCTCTATGTCGTGCGCCTGGCCGAACGCTTCAGCCCGCAGGCAGTAGACGTGGCTTCGGGCTTGAACATCGCCGCCTTCAACCTCGGCATCGCCGCTGGTGCCTGGCTGGGTGGAGAGGTCGTTGCCTCTGCCGGGCTGATTCACACCGCATGGATTGGTGCCTTGGTGGTACTGGCTGCCTTGGGGCTGACCTTCTGGAGTGGCCGTCTGGACGGCAGCAATCCGGCACCGTACGGCCAAGGTCATAGCCGCCATGACTTCAATGCCAGCCACTAA
- the cysQ gene encoding 3'(2'),5'-bisphosphate nucleotidase CysQ, translating to MRHPLLPAVVDLVQRAGAATLPFWRQELAVTTKADASPVTAADLAAHRLLAEGLAQLEAGIPVLSEEACETPLAERRRWSRWWLVDPLDGTKEFIAGSREFTVNVALIEAGRVVFGVVGVPAEGLCFYGGAGLGAWRRSASDLAPIGVRLAPAEAFTVVASRRHSSPAQERLLNGLAERFGDLALAGVGSSLKFCLLAEGAADCYPRLAPTSQWDTAAAQGVLEGAGGEVLDLHGAPLAYTARADFLNPHFLALPQAAPWREELLQLALALD from the coding sequence ATGCGTCATCCGCTGCTGCCCGCCGTGGTCGACCTGGTGCAGCGCGCCGGTGCGGCGACCCTGCCGTTCTGGCGCCAGGAGCTGGCGGTGACGACCAAGGCCGACGCCTCGCCAGTCACCGCCGCCGACCTGGCCGCCCATCGCCTGCTGGCCGAGGGCCTGGCGCAGCTGGAGGCGGGTATTCCGGTGCTCTCCGAGGAGGCCTGCGAGACTCCCCTGGCCGAGCGCCGCCGCTGGAGCCGCTGGTGGCTGGTCGATCCGCTGGACGGCACCAAGGAGTTCATCGCCGGCAGCCGCGAATTCACCGTCAATGTCGCGCTGATCGAGGCGGGCCGGGTGGTGTTCGGCGTGGTCGGCGTGCCGGCGGAGGGGCTGTGCTTCTACGGCGGCGCCGGACTGGGCGCCTGGCGCCGCAGCGCCAGCGATCTCGCGCCCATCGGCGTGCGCCTGGCGCCGGCCGAGGCCTTCACCGTGGTGGCCAGCCGCCGCCACTCCAGCCCGGCCCAGGAGCGTCTGCTGAACGGCTTGGCCGAACGCTTCGGCGATCTGGCCCTGGCCGGCGTCGGCAGTTCGCTGAAGTTCTGCCTGCTCGCCGAGGGTGCCGCCGACTGCTATCCGCGTCTGGCGCCGACCTCGCAGTGGGACACCGCCGCCGCCCAGGGCGTGCTGGAAGGCGCCGGCGGCGAGGTGCTCGACCTGCACGGTGCGCCGCTGGCCTATACGGCGCGCGCCGACTTCCTCAACCCGCACTTCCTCGCCCTGCCGCAGGCGGCGCCGTGGCGCGAGGAGCTGCTGCAGCTGGCTCTGGCCCTGGATTGA
- the nudE gene encoding ADP compounds hydrolase NudE, which translates to MRQKPDVLARAIVAKSRLFTVEELQLRFANGVERTYERLLSRGLGYGAVMVVAMEDAETVLLIEEYCAGTDGYELSLPKGLIEPGEDALAAANRELKEEAGFGARQLEHLTGLSLSPGYMSQCIQVVLARDLYPERLPGDEPEAIRVERFSLRDISRLAMAENFSEGRALAALYLVRDLLTQRGEFQP; encoded by the coding sequence ATGCGCCAGAAACCCGATGTTCTCGCCCGCGCCATCGTGGCCAAGAGCCGCCTGTTCACCGTCGAGGAGCTGCAGCTGCGCTTCGCCAACGGGGTCGAGCGCACCTACGAACGGCTGCTCAGTCGCGGGCTGGGCTATGGCGCGGTGATGGTGGTGGCCATGGAGGACGCCGAGACGGTGCTGCTGATCGAGGAGTACTGCGCCGGCACCGACGGTTACGAGCTGAGCCTGCCCAAGGGGTTGATCGAGCCGGGCGAGGACGCGCTGGCCGCCGCCAACCGCGAGCTGAAGGAGGAAGCCGGTTTCGGCGCCCGCCAGCTCGAACACCTCACCGGCCTGTCGCTGTCGCCGGGCTACATGAGCCAGTGCATCCAGGTGGTGCTGGCTCGCGATTTGTACCCCGAGCGCCTGCCCGGCGACGAGCCGGAGGCGATCCGCGTCGAGCGCTTCAGCCTGCGCGACATCTCGCGTCTGGCGATGGCCGAGAACTTCAGCGAGGGCCGCGCCCTGGCCGCGCTCTACCTGGTGCGCGACCTGCTGACCCAGCGCGGCGAGTTCCAGCCGTGA
- the yrfG gene encoding GMP/IMP nucleotidase, which translates to MPQLPWNQIDTVLLDMDGTLLDLHFDNQFWLHHLPQRYADKHGIALDAALAELLPLFQRHAGQLAWYCLDFWSRELDLPVRALKEEIAHLIALRPDADRFLAALRTAGKRVALITNAHRDSLSLKMERIELAPYFDRLISSHDYGFPKEDQQFWFALQQDFGFDPARSLFIDDSLPILRSARDYGIAHLLGVRQPDSRGPAKDTEEFAALTDYRRLLDGLAAPSDDATPER; encoded by the coding sequence ATGCCCCAGCTGCCCTGGAACCAGATCGACACCGTCCTGCTCGACATGGACGGCACGCTGCTCGACCTGCACTTCGACAACCAGTTCTGGCTGCACCACCTGCCGCAGCGCTACGCCGACAAGCACGGCATCGCCCTCGACGCCGCGCTGGCCGAGCTGCTGCCGCTGTTCCAGCGCCACGCCGGCCAGCTCGCCTGGTACTGCCTGGATTTCTGGAGCCGCGAACTGGACCTGCCGGTGCGCGCGCTGAAGGAGGAGATCGCCCACCTGATCGCCCTGCGCCCGGACGCCGACCGCTTCCTCGCCGCCCTGCGCACCGCCGGCAAGCGCGTGGCGCTGATCACCAACGCGCATCGCGACTCGCTGTCGCTGAAGATGGAGCGCATCGAGCTGGCGCCGTACTTCGACCGCCTGATCAGCTCCCACGACTACGGTTTCCCCAAGGAAGACCAGCAGTTCTGGTTCGCCCTGCAGCAGGACTTCGGCTTCGATCCGGCGCGCAGCCTGTTCATCGACGACAGCCTGCCGATCCTGCGCAGCGCCCGCGACTACGGCATCGCCCACCTGCTCGGTGTGCGCCAGCCGGACAGCCGCGGGCCAGCCAAGGACACCGAGGAGTTCGCCGCGCTGACCGACTACCGCCGCCTGCTCGACGGCCTCGCCGCACCCTCGGACGACGCCACACCAGAGCGCTGA
- a CDS encoding YceH family protein, which translates to MSEPTPAPSPFADAPLSAAESRVLGCLIEKQATTPESYPLTLNALQQACNQKTSREPLMNLAAGEIGQALRSLEQRGLVRLVMGSRADRWEQRADKQLELVHPQLILLALLLLRGPQTLGELLARSNRLHAFDDTEEVRHHLERLANRALAGVLPRHGGQREERYVQRLGDPAEQEALLAARAMEAPAGTAQEERLAALEARLAELEARLARLEHGAD; encoded by the coding sequence ATGAGCGAACCGACCCCAGCCCCCTCGCCTTTCGCCGACGCGCCGCTGTCGGCCGCCGAAAGCCGCGTGCTCGGCTGCCTGATCGAAAAGCAGGCCACCACCCCGGAAAGCTATCCGCTGACCCTCAACGCCCTGCAGCAGGCCTGCAACCAGAAGACCAGCCGCGAACCGCTGATGAACCTCGCCGCCGGAGAGATCGGCCAGGCGCTGCGCAGCCTGGAGCAGCGCGGACTGGTCCGCCTGGTGATGGGCAGCCGCGCCGACCGCTGGGAGCAGCGCGCCGACAAGCAGCTGGAGCTGGTCCACCCGCAACTGATCCTGCTCGCCCTGCTGCTGCTGCGCGGACCGCAGACCCTCGGCGAACTGCTGGCGCGCAGCAACCGCCTGCACGCTTTCGACGACACCGAGGAAGTCCGCCACCACCTCGAACGCCTGGCGAACCGCGCCCTGGCCGGCGTGCTGCCGCGCCACGGCGGCCAGCGCGAGGAGCGTTATGTGCAGCGTCTGGGCGATCCGGCCGAGCAGGAAGCCCTGCTCGCCGCCCGCGCCATGGAGGCGCCGGCCGGCACTGCGCAGGAGGAGCGCCTCGCCGCCCTGGAAGCGCGGCTCGCCGAACTGGAGGCGCGCCTGGCCCGCCTGGAGCACGGCGCCGACTGA
- a CDS encoding nitroreductase family protein — translation MDTLEAIRTRRAVRAYDPAHRLSAAEQRELLELAMLSPTAFNLQHWRFVVVEDAELRRQIRAVAWDQAQVTDASLLVLLCADLASWEKQAARVWQDAPQAVQDALLPAIDGIFRDQPQNQRDEAMRSCGIAAQTLMLAARGMGYDSCPMDGFDFAAVAQLINLPADHCIGLMLAIGRGVAPAAPRIGRLGYDEVVLRDRF, via the coding sequence ATGGATACCCTCGAAGCCATCCGCACGCGCCGCGCCGTGCGCGCCTACGATCCCGCCCACCGCCTGAGCGCCGCCGAGCAGCGCGAGCTGCTGGAGCTGGCCATGCTCTCGCCGACCGCCTTCAACCTGCAGCACTGGCGCTTCGTGGTGGTGGAAGACGCCGAGCTGCGCCGGCAGATCCGCGCCGTGGCCTGGGACCAGGCGCAGGTCACCGACGCCAGCCTGCTGGTGCTGCTGTGTGCCGATCTGGCCAGTTGGGAGAAGCAGGCCGCGCGGGTCTGGCAGGACGCGCCGCAGGCGGTGCAGGACGCCCTGCTGCCGGCCATCGACGGGATCTTCCGCGACCAGCCGCAGAACCAGCGCGACGAGGCGATGCGCAGCTGCGGCATCGCCGCGCAGACCCTGATGCTCGCCGCGCGCGGCATGGGCTACGACAGTTGCCCGATGGACGGCTTCGACTTCGCCGCCGTGGCGCAGCTGATCAACCTGCCGGCCGACCACTGCATCGGCCTGATGCTGGCCATCGGCCGCGGCGTCGCGCCGGCAGCGCCGCGCATCGGTCGTCTCGGCTACGACGAGGTGGTGCTGCGCGACCGTTTCTGA